The following nucleotide sequence is from Psilocybe cubensis strain MGC-MH-2018 chromosome 13, whole genome shotgun sequence.
CAATGGCGTTGGAACCAAAGGGATACACTTGACTTGAAATATAGGGTGCGTACCTGGCTTTAATTGTACACGATTTGCAGATAACTGACTAGATCTTACTGTGCCATTAGAAAGAATGTATTTTCTGGAATGCATCGAAAAAATTTTTCATATACACAAATAATGGGTATGGTAGTACAGAGAGTGGTATAATATCAAAAGCGACGAAATTAGGAGATAGTGATCTTCTTTGGTCCCACTTGGTCAACAGCGACGGTCTTGGGGAACGTAATGGTAAGAACACCGTTCTCCATGTTAGCTTTAATTTCGCTATCCTATATTGAATTTATTGAATCAGGAATTCCCGGTGCCTAAATAATTATATACGCCTACATACCTTGACCCCTGCAGGCAATTGCAAAGTGCGAGAGAACTTCCCGTACTGGCGTTCGCGTACAGCATAGCCATGTTCCTCAAATTcgctcgcctgcttcaactcGGCTGAGACGCTCAGTCGGTTATTGTGGACGTCAATGCTGACGTTTTCCTTTGATACTCCAGGGAATTCAAAGGTGGCGGTCACGAGATTCTTTTCGGCGTCTTCATGAAGATCCATCCTGCAATGTTCAAAGTCATATTTAGCGCCGAACGTACTTGTAAAGTTTCACAGTTCATCTCTTACCTTGGCTTTAAAGACCTGACAGCTCCATCGCCAGCTGCGTTGCGACGCTGGAGTTGATTGTGTCTGGGGCCGCCGTGCGCATGACGAGCGAAG
It contains:
- a CDS encoding Small heat shock protein C4, whose amino-acid sequence is MSNVFFYEPYYDFDRLFEEAFARHAHGGPRHNQLQRRNAAGDGAVRSLKPRMDLHEDAEKNLVTATFEFPGVSKENVSIDVHNNRLSVSAELKQASEFEEHGYAVRERQYGKFSRTLQLPAGVKDSEIKANMENGVLTITFPKTVAVDQVGPKKITIS